The Chthoniobacterales bacterium genome includes a window with the following:
- the rfaD gene encoding ADP-glyceromanno-heptose 6-epimerase — protein MPSKKKKKRVLVTGAAGFIGSALVHALNQRGQENILVTDILGTDEKWRNLNALRFDDYLQSDELLEAVTFETLGPIDTIFHLGACSATTEKDGDYLIENNYRYTQRLAEWALANGARFVYASSAATYGDGAQGMDDRDPQLSRLRPLNLYGYSKHLFDLHAQRRGYLDDIVGIKYFNVYGPNEWHKGEMRSLVCKAYQQIVETGKIRLFKSYKPEYRDGEQMRDFVYVKDAVAMTLHLAESKKAGGLYNVGSGVARTWVDLGRAIFTALGREPNIEFIEMPESIREQYQYYTCADVSKVRDTGYDAETASLEDAVHDYVTNYLVPNRHLGDEA, from the coding sequence ATGCCATCCAAGAAGAAGAAAAAACGCGTGCTCGTGACCGGTGCCGCCGGGTTCATCGGCAGCGCACTCGTCCACGCCCTCAATCAGCGCGGCCAGGAAAACATTCTCGTCACCGACATCCTCGGGACCGACGAGAAATGGCGAAACCTGAACGCCCTCCGCTTCGACGATTACCTCCAGTCCGACGAATTGCTCGAGGCCGTCACTTTCGAAACGCTCGGCCCGATCGACACGATCTTCCATCTCGGCGCCTGCTCCGCGACCACCGAGAAGGATGGCGATTACCTCATCGAGAATAACTACCGCTACACCCAGCGCCTGGCGGAATGGGCTCTCGCGAACGGCGCGCGCTTCGTCTACGCCTCCTCCGCCGCCACCTACGGCGACGGCGCCCAGGGCATGGACGACCGCGATCCGCAGCTCTCGCGCCTGCGTCCACTCAATCTTTACGGCTACTCGAAGCACCTCTTCGACCTGCACGCGCAACGTCGCGGCTATCTCGACGACATCGTCGGCATCAAGTATTTCAACGTCTACGGGCCGAACGAGTGGCACAAGGGCGAGATGCGCAGCCTCGTCTGCAAGGCCTACCAGCAGATCGTCGAGACCGGGAAGATCCGTCTTTTCAAGAGCTACAAACCGGAATACCGCGACGGCGAGCAGATGCGCGACTTCGTCTACGTGAAGGACGCCGTTGCGATGACCCTCCATCTCGCCGAGTCGAAAAAGGCGGGCGGGCTCTACAACGTCGGCTCCGGCGTCGCCCGCACGTGGGTGGACCTCGGTCGCGCCATCTTCACCGCGCTCGGCCGCGAGCCGAATATCGAGTTCATCGAAATGCCCGAGAGCATTCGCGAGCAATACCAGTATTACACCTGCGCCGACGTCTCGAAGGTGCGCGACACCGGTTACGATGCCGAGACGGCCTCGCTCGAGGACGCGGTGCACGACTACGTCACGAATTACCTCGTCCCCAACCGCCACCTCGGCGACGAAGCCTGA
- a CDS encoding GTP-binding protein: MRTPVTILTGFLGAGKTTLLNRILTENHGQRIAVIENEFGEIGIDHELVVQSDEEIFEMNNGCICCTVRGDLIRILGRLMKRRDKFDRVLIETTGLADPGPVVQTFFMDDDMKEHFVVDAIVTVVDAKHILLHLDDSSEAREQVAFADVLLLNKGDLVTPADLDALDRRLRGINALATIHRTVSSDIAIEKVLGIGAFTLDHAMEVDPHFLEDAAPAHDEHDHECGEDCEHEHHHHHHHHDDDVTSVGIEAAGDCDGRKLNGWLSELVRVQGQDIFRMKGVFAVAGNPDRIVFQGVHMLIDGANGGPWGARPRTNRLVFIGRNLDRAALNAGFRACLV; encoded by the coding sequence ATGCGCACGCCCGTCACCATCCTCACCGGCTTCCTCGGCGCGGGAAAAACCACGCTGCTGAATCGCATCCTCACCGAGAATCACGGCCAGCGCATCGCCGTCATCGAAAACGAATTTGGCGAGATCGGCATCGACCACGAGCTCGTCGTGCAGAGCGACGAGGAGATTTTCGAGATGAACAACGGCTGCATCTGCTGCACCGTGCGCGGCGACCTCATCCGCATCCTCGGCCGCCTAATGAAGCGGCGCGACAAGTTCGACCGCGTCCTCATCGAGACCACCGGCCTCGCGGATCCCGGCCCTGTCGTTCAGACGTTCTTCATGGACGACGACATGAAGGAACACTTCGTCGTCGACGCGATCGTGACCGTGGTCGACGCGAAGCACATCCTGCTCCATCTCGACGACAGCTCCGAGGCCCGCGAGCAGGTGGCCTTCGCCGACGTGCTGCTTCTCAACAAGGGCGATCTCGTCACTCCCGCCGATCTCGACGCCCTCGATCGTCGCCTGCGGGGCATCAACGCTCTCGCGACGATTCATCGCACCGTCAGCAGCGACATCGCGATCGAGAAGGTGCTGGGCATCGGCGCCTTCACCCTCGACCACGCCATGGAGGTCGATCCCCATTTCCTCGAGGACGCGGCACCCGCGCATGACGAGCACGACCACGAATGCGGCGAAGATTGCGAGCACGAGCATCACCACCATCATCATCATCACGATGATGACGTCACCAGCGTCGGCATCGAGGCGGCGGGTGATTGCGACGGACGCAAGCTGAACGGCTGGCTCTCCGAACTCGTGCGCGTGCAGGGGCAGGACATTTTCCGCATGAAGGGCGTGTTCGCCGTCGCGGGAAATCCGGATCGCATCGTTTTCCAGGGCGTGCACATGCTCATCGATGGCGCGAATGGCGGCCCGTGGGGCGCGCGCCCGCGCACGAACAGGCTCGTCTTCATCGGTCGCAATCTCGACCGGGCCGCGCTGAATGCGGGCTTCCGCGCCTGCCTCGTTTAA
- a CDS encoding SDR family oxidoreductase — MTGSILITGASRGIGLALSIAFAKAEWTVFAGARRPRTPLLWNASQEFPNLHPFPLNVTDDISVGEAAAALARETDSLDVLVNNAAVFPGEGNERLEDLDLEWFAEAIETNVTGVARVTRAFLPWLRRGIHPRIINISSGAGSIADKEDFNYYPYSVSKAALNMLTRAMAAEFRPSGIAVTALSPGWVKTEMGGPNAPLTAEQSARSLYTTIGRLTLADSGRFLGRDGQSSDYTW, encoded by the coding sequence ATGACCGGATCCATTCTCATCACCGGCGCCAGCCGCGGCATCGGCCTCGCCCTCAGCATCGCGTTCGCAAAAGCCGAATGGACGGTCTTCGCGGGCGCCCGGCGTCCCCGCACGCCGCTGCTCTGGAACGCATCCCAGGAATTTCCGAACCTCCACCCCTTTCCGCTCAATGTCACGGACGACATCTCGGTCGGCGAAGCCGCCGCCGCGCTCGCTCGCGAGACCGACTCGCTCGACGTGCTCGTCAACAACGCCGCCGTGTTTCCGGGCGAAGGCAACGAGCGCCTCGAGGATCTCGATCTCGAATGGTTCGCCGAAGCCATCGAGACCAATGTCACCGGCGTTGCCCGCGTCACCCGCGCTTTCCTGCCATGGCTCCGCCGGGGCATCCACCCCCGAATCATCAACATCTCCTCCGGCGCCGGCTCCATCGCCGACAAGGAGGACTTCAACTACTATCCCTATTCGGTTTCGAAGGCCGCGCTGAACATGCTCACCCGCGCGATGGCCGCGGAATTTCGGCCGTCCGGAATCGCCGTCACCGCGCTCAGCCCCGGCTGGGTGAAAACCGAAATGGGCGGTCCGAATGCGCCCCTCACGGCCGAGCAATCCGCCCGCAGCCTCTACACGACGATCGGCCGGCTCACGCTCGCAGATTCCGGCCGCTTCCTCGGCCGAGACGGCCAGAGCAGCGATTACACCTGGTAG
- a CDS encoding Hpt domain-containing protein — MTSPAIDWEQLDMIADGFTPDFVEIYREFEIDLPRILKEAANAAAAGDAVQLARAAHQAKGSAANFGFTGFSGVMARIETQAKAGSVAALASEVETAGGVFRESIALVKRERGI; from the coding sequence ATGACTTCCCCCGCCATAGATTGGGAGCAGCTCGACATGATTGCCGACGGCTTCACGCCGGACTTCGTCGAGATCTACCGGGAGTTCGAGATCGATCTGCCCCGGATTTTGAAGGAAGCCGCGAATGCGGCGGCGGCTGGCGATGCGGTGCAGCTCGCCCGGGCGGCCCACCAGGCCAAAGGCAGCGCGGCGAATTTTGGCTTCACCGGGTTTAGCGGCGTGATGGCCCGCATCGAGACGCAGGCAAAGGCTGGCAGCGTCGCGGCGCTGGCGTCGGAGGTGGAAACGGCGGGTGGAGTTTTTCGCGAATCCATCGCGCTGGTGAAGCGCGAGCGCGGGATATGA
- the aat gene encoding leucyl/phenylalanyl-tRNA--protein transferase codes for MAILIPPELLLSAYRQGAFPMAVAPGDIQWFSPQRRGVIPLESFHVPHGTRQAMRDPEWEVRVNTEFEAVMRACAERAETWIDDIIVASFVRLHQLGHAHSVEVWRDGELAGGLYGVAIGGAFFGESMFHRRTHASKVALVWLSRILLAGGFSLLDTQWTTPHLAQFGAIEIPRLRYLRLLAAAIEQPAVLRWPI; via the coding sequence ATGGCAATCCTCATTCCGCCCGAACTCCTGCTGAGTGCGTATCGACAGGGCGCCTTCCCGATGGCGGTCGCGCCGGGGGACATCCAGTGGTTCAGTCCCCAGCGTCGCGGCGTGATCCCGCTCGAGAGCTTCCATGTTCCCCACGGCACGCGCCAGGCGATGCGCGACCCGGAATGGGAGGTTCGGGTGAACACGGAGTTCGAGGCGGTGATGCGCGCCTGCGCGGAGCGGGCGGAGACGTGGATCGACGACATCATCGTTGCGAGCTTCGTGCGCCTGCACCAGCTGGGCCACGCGCACTCCGTCGAGGTCTGGCGCGATGGCGAGCTGGCGGGCGGGCTTTATGGCGTGGCGATCGGCGGCGCGTTCTTCGGCGAGTCGATGTTCCACCGGCGCACGCATGCCTCGAAGGTCGCCCTGGTCTGGCTGTCGCGCATTCTCTTGGCCGGCGGCTTTTCGTTGCTCGACACGCAATGGACTACGCCGCACCTCGCGCAATTCGGCGCCATCGAGATTCCCCGGCTCCGCTACCTGCGTCTGCTGGCGGCAGCGATCGAGCAGCCTGCGGTGCTGCGCTGGCCGATTTGA
- the guaA gene encoding glutamine-hydrolyzing GMP synthase has protein sequence MPDALTPASKIVILDFGSQYTQVIARRVRECRVYSEILPHTTTAAEIRKLGANGVILSGGPASVYAKGAPKVDRKIFALGIPVLGICYGMQLIAHNLGGKVERSTHREYGAGMLTASKGCPLFAKMPARIEVWNSHGDKITKLPTGFTPMGTTENSPHAVIGDPTRGIYGMQFHPEVVHTPRGKEIVANFVHRICGCGDDWTMGSFIEQTCEAIRAQVGEDRVILGLSGGVDSSVAAALLHKAIGDQLTCIFVDNGLIRKGEREAVEKLFGDHFHIKLQVVDASKRFLTKLKGVTDPEKKRKIIGNEFIKVFEQAARELKASVKGSHGYKFLAQGTLYPDVIESVAIGGNPAALIKSHHNVGGLPERMKFQLVEPLRQLFKDEVREVGVELGLPREVVGRQPFPGPGLAVRVLGDLTAEKLRIVRDADVIVIEEMKAADWYYKVWQSFAVLLPCRSVGVMGDERTYDFTIALRIVESQDGMTANWVRVPYELLARISSRIINEVKGVNRVVYDVSSKPPATIEWE, from the coding sequence ATGCCCGACGCCCTCACGCCCGCGTCGAAGATCGTCATTCTCGACTTCGGCTCCCAATACACTCAGGTCATCGCCCGCCGCGTGCGCGAGTGCCGCGTCTATTCGGAAATCCTTCCACACACCACCACCGCCGCGGAGATCAGAAAGCTCGGCGCGAATGGCGTGATTCTCTCCGGCGGCCCGGCCAGCGTTTACGCCAAGGGCGCGCCGAAGGTGGACAGGAAGATTTTCGCGCTCGGCATTCCCGTGCTCGGCATCTGCTACGGCATGCAGCTCATCGCGCACAATCTCGGCGGCAAGGTCGAGCGCTCGACGCACCGCGAATACGGCGCCGGCATGCTCACGGCGTCGAAAGGCTGCCCTCTCTTCGCGAAGATGCCGGCCAGAATCGAGGTTTGGAACAGCCACGGCGACAAGATCACGAAGCTGCCCACGGGCTTCACGCCAATGGGCACGACCGAAAATTCGCCGCACGCGGTGATCGGCGACCCGACCCGCGGCATCTACGGCATGCAATTCCACCCCGAAGTCGTCCACACGCCTCGCGGCAAGGAAATCGTCGCGAACTTCGTGCACCGCATCTGCGGCTGCGGCGACGACTGGACGATGGGCTCCTTCATCGAGCAAACCTGCGAGGCGATTCGCGCCCAGGTGGGCGAAGACCGGGTCATCCTCGGCCTGAGCGGCGGCGTGGATTCCTCCGTCGCGGCGGCGCTGCTGCACAAGGCGATCGGCGACCAGCTCACGTGCATCTTCGTGGACAACGGCCTCATTCGCAAAGGCGAGCGCGAGGCGGTCGAGAAGCTTTTCGGCGACCACTTCCACATCAAGCTTCAGGTCGTCGACGCCTCGAAGCGCTTCCTCACGAAGCTCAAGGGCGTCACCGATCCCGAGAAGAAGCGCAAGATCATCGGCAACGAGTTCATCAAGGTCTTCGAGCAGGCCGCCCGGGAGCTGAAGGCCTCCGTCAAGGGCAGCCACGGCTACAAGTTCCTCGCGCAGGGCACGCTGTATCCCGACGTCATCGAGTCCGTCGCCATCGGCGGCAACCCCGCGGCGCTCATCAAGAGCCACCACAACGTCGGCGGCCTGCCCGAGCGCATGAAGTTCCAACTCGTCGAGCCCCTGCGCCAGCTTTTCAAGGACGAGGTCCGCGAGGTGGGCGTTGAACTCGGCCTGCCCCGCGAAGTCGTCGGCCGCCAGCCGTTTCCCGGGCCCGGTCTCGCCGTGCGCGTGCTCGGCGACCTCACCGCCGAGAAACTCCGCATCGTGCGCGACGCCGACGTGATCGTCATCGAGGAGATGAAGGCCGCGGACTGGTATTACAAGGTCTGGCAATCCTTCGCCGTGCTCCTGCCCTGCCGCAGCGTCGGCGTGATGGGCGACGAACGCACCTATGACTTCACGATTGCCCTGCGCATCGTGGAGAGCCAGGACGGCATGACCGCGAACTGGGTGCGCGTTCCCTACGAGCTGCTCGCGCGGATCTCGAGCCGCATCATCAACGAGGTGAAGGGCGTGAACCGCGTCGTCTACGACGTCTCGAGCAAACCGCCCGCCACGATCGAGTGGGAATAG
- the coaD gene encoding pantetheine-phosphate adenylyltransferase — protein sequence MRDATMHSGRAIYPGSFDPVTRGHLDVIQRARAMFPQLIVAVARNEPKGPLFSAEERARLIRKSLPADSGVRVETFDQLLVEFAQQQDTFVVIRGLRAVSDFEFEFQMALMNRRLEPRLETVFLTPQEEFTFLSSRIVKEVARLGGDVTPFVPAHVASSLKEKFAKG from the coding sequence ATGCGTGACGCCACCATGCATAGTGGAAGGGCCATTTATCCGGGCAGCTTCGATCCAGTCACCCGCGGCCACCTCGACGTCATTCAGCGAGCGCGAGCCATGTTCCCGCAGCTCATCGTCGCCGTCGCCCGCAACGAGCCCAAGGGCCCGCTCTTTTCCGCGGAAGAGCGCGCCCGCCTCATCCGGAAATCCCTGCCCGCCGACTCCGGCGTGCGCGTGGAAACCTTCGATCAGCTGCTCGTCGAGTTCGCGCAGCAGCAGGATACCTTCGTCGTCATTCGCGGCCTGCGCGCCGTTTCGGATTTCGAATTCGAGTTTCAGATGGCGCTCATGAACCGCCGGCTCGAGCCGCGGCTGGAAACGGTCTTCCTCACGCCACAGGAGGAGTTCACCTTCCTGAGTTCGCGCATCGTGAAGGAAGTCGCCCGACTCGGCGGCGACGTCACGCCCTTCGTGCCCGCGCACGTCGCCAGTTCTCTGAAAGAGAAGTTCGCGAAAGGTTGA
- the rpmF gene encoding 50S ribosomal protein L32 produces MGVPKRKTSKMRLRTRKAANRWHAPKLAKCPQCSAAVLSHIACPSCGYYKGRQVLTIEAH; encoded by the coding sequence ATGGGAGTTCCGAAACGTAAAACCTCGAAAATGCGCCTGCGCACCCGCAAGGCGGCGAACCGCTGGCATGCTCCCAAGCTTGCCAAGTGCCCGCAATGCAGCGCCGCTGTGCTCAGCCACATCGCCTGCCCGTCCTGCGGCTACTACAAAGGCCGTCAGGTCCTCACGATCGAGGCTCACTAA